From the genome of Pseudomonas sp. Teo4, one region includes:
- a CDS encoding amino acid aminotransferase, producing MSLFSAVELAPRDPILGLNEAFNADPRTDKVNLGVGVYCNEEGRIPLLRAVIEAETQRAAQHASRGYLPIDGIATYDQAVQKLIFGAESPLLAAGRVVTVQAVGGTGALKIGADFLKRLSPNAVVAISDPSWENHRALFESAGFPVQNYRYYDAPSNDVNRAGMLEDLNNLPSGSVVVLHACCHNPTGVDLTLDDWKNVLEVVKAKGHVPFLDMAYQGFGAGIAEDAFAVRLFAESGLEFFVSSSFSKSFSLYGERVGALSIVTGSKDESTRVLSQVKRVIRTTYSNPPTHGATIVATVLNSDELRQMWETELAEMRERIHGMRHQMVELLAQYGAKRDFSFVGRQAGMFSYSGLTVEQVARLKNEFGIYALDTGRIAVAALNQSNIHVVTKAIVEVL from the coding sequence ATGAGCCTGTTTTCCGCTGTCGAGCTGGCACCCCGCGACCCTATTCTGGGCCTCAACGAAGCATTCAACGCCGACCCACGTACCGACAAGGTCAACCTGGGCGTGGGCGTTTACTGCAATGAGGAAGGCCGCATTCCGCTGCTGCGCGCTGTGATCGAAGCCGAGACCCAGCGTGCCGCCCAGCACGCCTCCCGCGGCTACCTGCCGATCGACGGCATCGCTACCTACGACCAGGCCGTGCAGAAACTGATCTTCGGCGCCGAGTCGCCACTGCTGGCCGCCGGCCGCGTGGTCACCGTGCAGGCCGTCGGCGGTACCGGCGCTCTGAAGATCGGCGCCGACTTCCTCAAGCGCCTGTCGCCGAACGCCGTGGTCGCCATCAGCGATCCGAGCTGGGAAAACCACCGTGCGCTGTTCGAAAGCGCAGGCTTCCCGGTCCAGAACTACCGCTACTACGACGCGCCAAGCAACGACGTCAACCGCGCCGGCATGCTCGAGGACCTGAACAACCTGCCATCCGGCTCGGTCGTTGTCCTGCACGCCTGCTGCCACAACCCGACCGGCGTCGACCTGACCCTGGATGACTGGAAAAACGTCCTGGAAGTGGTCAAGGCCAAGGGCCACGTGCCGTTCCTCGACATGGCCTACCAGGGCTTTGGTGCTGGCATCGCCGAAGACGCCTTCGCTGTGCGCCTGTTCGCCGAATCGGGCCTGGAGTTCTTCGTCTCCAGCTCGTTCTCCAAGTCGTTCTCGCTGTACGGCGAGCGTGTTGGCGCCCTGTCGATCGTCACCGGCTCGAAGGACGAAAGCACCCGCGTGCTGTCCCAGGTCAAGCGCGTGATCCGCACCACCTACTCCAACCCGCCAACTCACGGCGCCACCATCGTCGCCACCGTGCTCAACAGCGACGAGCTGCGTCAGATGTGGGAAACGGAGCTGGCCGAGATGCGCGAGCGCATCCATGGCATGCGCCACCAGATGGTAGAACTGCTGGCTCAATATGGCGCCAAGCGTGATTTCAGCTTCGTTGGCCGTCAGGCTGGCATGTTCTCGTACTCGGGCCTGACCGTTGAGCAAGTG